The Acidobacteriota bacterium genome includes the window CCGACCGCATCATGGAGCCGCGCCGCCGCATCTCCGGCCCCAAGGCCGACCTGGGCATGATCTGCGGCGTGGCCATCTCCGCGCAGCATGGCGAGCTGTATTCCGTGCAGGGCGAGAGCGGCACCATCAACGTATTTTCGCTGGGCGCCAACGGCAATGTAACGCCGCTGCGCCAGCTTGATGGCGTCACGCCGCGCTCCACCGCCGGCATCTATCTGGACGCCAAGAATGACGAGCTATTCATCACCACCGAACACGTCAACCGCATCAGCGCCTTCCCGCGCGTCTTCAAGGAAGATGAGGAAGCCAAGCGCTACATACAGGGACCGAAGACCATGCTGGCTGATCCGCACGGCATCTACGTGGACAGCGACTCCGATGAGATATATGTAACCAACCACGGCAACTGGCGCGAGACCGTGCCCGGTGAGGGCGAGCGTCGCGGGCCGGACAGCCTCACGCGCTCGGCGCTCGGCTACACCGAGCCGGGCCGCGTCCTGCCGCTGGGGCCATCCACCGGGAAATTCATGCTGCCCGCCATCACCATCTACGCGCGCATGGGTCAAGGCGATGTCGCGCCGGTGCGCATCATCCAAGGGTCGAAGACACTCTTAAACCTCCCAGACGGAATCACTCGTGATCCAGTGAGTGGCGAGTTAGTTGTTGCCAACACCGGAGACGACTCACTCCTGTTCTTTGAGCGTAACGCTGACGGTAACGTCGCGCCCACCCGAGTACTGAAAGGATTAAAGACCCGCATGAAGGGACCCGTAGGAGTTACTATTGATCCCAAGAACAATGAGTTATGGGTAGTCAGTTGGGACAATCACATCGCCGCCGTTTTTCCGCGTACCGCGCAAGGCAACATCGCGCCGAAGCGCGTGATTCGCACCGCAGCCGATAACGCGCCAATGGCCAGCATGGGCCGCATCGGCGCGGTGGCCTATGACGCCAAGCGCAATGAGATACTGGCGCCCAACTGAGTGAGTCAACCAAGAATCTCGGTCTACGCCGGTTCGGCGGATGGCAACTCGGTTCCCACCAGAATCATTCAGGGTGAGAAGACATTACAGGCGCGCACCAGTCACTACATCGCCATTGACTCACTTCGCGATGAGTTAGTCGTACCCAACCCGTTTGCACAGGCCATTCTATTTTTTAAAGGCGGCGCCAATGGCAATCAGCCGCCGCTGCGAGTGATTCAAGGTCCCAAGACACTCCTGAGTGCCCCCGACAACGTGGCCGTGGACGCGACTCACAAGGAGATATACGTCGCGCAGTTCACCACTGACTCGATCCTGGTTTTCCGCAATACGGACAATGGTGACGTCGCGCCCATCCGCATCCTGCGCGGCCCCAAGACCTTGCTCGACAGGCCCATCCGCGTAGAGGTGGACCCCATCAACAATGTGATGGCCGTGGTCAATGACCATCAGATACTGGTCTTCGACCGCTCCGCTCAGGGCGACGTCGCGCCGAAGTGGATTCTCTCGGGACCAAAGTCGGGCGTGGGCACCAGCATCGGCACGCGCGACGTGAAGCTCTACCCGCAAGGCAAAAAGATCATCGCCGGCGGCCTGATCCGCGAGACGGGCGCGGGAGCAATGGCGGAGGAAAGCGCTCCGCGCAATGCCGGCTTCGGTTATCGCGGCCAGCGCTTCATTGGCGCGTGGAACTACGGCGACACCGGCGACGTGGCCCCTGTCGTGGCACTGAACAACACGCCGATCAGCAAGATTCCCGGGAGCCGGCTGGCCATCAACCCCGCCGCGCAGGAATTGATAGTGGGTGGCGACGGAGTCGTCTTCATTTACAAGCTGCCGGAGATGTTCGAAGCTGCAAAGTAGGTCTGTCTAGATGAATCACACACGAGGCAAGGCGTTAATGGCTAACAAAATTTCCGGATGCGCCAACGCGCGCGACGGCGCGGCGATTCAATACACGGTGCATGGCGATCCCGGATCGGGGCTGCCGCGACTGGCGCTAGTGCATACGCTGGGACTCGGCGAGTTCGTTTGGGACGGCGTCGTCGAGCGGCTGACCGACCGTGCGGTGGTGCTCACTTACGATTGCCGCGGCCACGGAGCATCATCAAAACTCGGCAAACTGCCGGCGAAAATGCCGGCCCCTTATAGCGTCGAACAGTTTGGGCATGATCTGGAAGATTTACTGAGCCACGTGGGCTGGACCAAGGCGCACGTAGCGGGAGCCTCGATGGGCGGATGCGTCGCCTTGCAGATCGCTATCTCCCGCCCGGATTTGGTGCAGAGCCTCGGACTGGTTGACACCACCGCGTGGTTCGGCGCAAACGCGCCGGAAGCGTGGGAGAGCCGCGCCAAGCAGGCTGAGGAAAAAGGCATGGCCTCGCTGGTCGAGTTTCAGCGCGCGCGCTGGTTCACGGAAACTTTCCAGGCCGAGCGCGCGGACACCGTGGCGCGCTCGCTCGCCGCGTTTGTGGCCAATGACGTTCAGTCGTTCGCCGCGTCATGCCGCATGTTGGGTGCGGTCGATCTGCGCTCCCAGCTCCCGGCTCTGCGCCTGCCAGCCGGCGTGATTGTCGGCGAGAACGACGGCGCCACTCCTCCCGATATGTCGCGCGAGATGGCGCGGCTGATTCCCGGCGCGACGCTGGAAATCATCCCGCAGGCGCGGCATCTATCGTTCATTGAATGCCCCGAAATCACCGCCGACCTTCTCGCGCGCCTTATCGCGCGGTGGTAGCCTTCCGACGTTTTTTTTACCACAGAGGACGCAGAGGTACACAGAGATTGGGGGGGTAGGAATTCGGAATCTGGAATCAGGATTGCGGTTCCACACCCGACACCCAACACCCCACGCACCAGAATTTCCTGACTTCTGTCTTACAATCATTCATGGGCGAGATTCAGTTTTACAAGAAATTTGAGTTTGAGTATGCGGTGATGGAAACCGTGTCGCCGATGATCCGCCGGATCGTCGCGCGCAACCCTGGACCATTCACCGGCCCCGGCACGGGCACCTATGTGATCGGACGCGGCAACGTGGCCATCATCGATCCCGGCCCGTCGATGACCAGTCACGTCGAGGCGATACTACACGCGCTGCGCGGCGAGACCATCGACAAAATTCTCATCACCCATTCGCATCCCGACCATTACCCCGCGGCGGACCCCGTGCAACGCGCGAGTGGCGCGAAGATATATGGCGCCTGGGGCGACGTGTCACTCAAGGACGGCGACACCATCGAAGGCCCCGGCTGGCACTTCACCGCCATCGCCACGCCCGGCCACACCTCCGACCATCTCTCGTTCGCTTATGAGGAGGAGAACGTTCTCTTCTCTGGGGATCATGTGATGGGCTGGTCGACCAGCGTGATTCTCGGAGGAGAAGGGAGCCTCGGCGAATACATGCAGTCGCTCGACAAGGTGCTGGCGCGTGTGGAGGCGAAAAAAGACCACCTCTATCTTCCCACGCACGGCGCACCGGTAACCGATCCACAAACGCATGTGCGCGCATTCATTGATCACCGTAATGCGCGCAGTGCCGCCATCGTCGAGCGTCTACGCCAAAGCGACGCCAACGTCTCGGAGATTGTGCGCGCCGTGTATCCGGGATTGTCGCCGTCTTTGCAGTGGGGCGCCGGAGCGACCATGGAGGCGCATTTACAGCATCTGATGGAAGAGGGCGTGGTGGAACGCGTCGGCAGCAAATATCACCTGCGCCGCCGGTGACAGAGCCGCGACCGGGAGGGAGCGGGGGTTGGTTTTCTCCACCGTGAAAGCAACCCCCGCTCCCTCCCGGTCGCGGCTCTGTAAATCAATATCGTCGCAGCACGCCGACCACGCGACCCTGTACAACCACATCGGCGGCGGCGACCATAATAGGCTGCATCGCGGAGTTGGCCGGCTGCAGGCGGATGCGCCCGTCGCGCTCGTGATACAGCCGCTTCAGCGTGTTCTCCGTGCCGCCCACCAAAGCCACTGCAATCTCGCCGTCGCGCACCTCGCGGGTCTTCTCGACCATCACGTAGTCGCCATCCATGATGTGGTCCTCGATCATCGACTCGCCCTTCACCTGCAACACATACACATCCTTGCTGCCGGCGATGTCGGAGAGCGAAATGGTCTCGGGCTGCTCAGGCGCTTCAATCGGCTGACCAGCGGCGATGCGCCCCGCCATCGGTAGCGTGAACTCCGCGCCGGATGACGTGGCGCGCGACATGTCTAAACGGTCCGATGGAACCGGGTTGCCCACCTGTGCTTTCAACTGGCGCTGCTCCTGAATGTAGCGCGGCCCCGGCTCAAGCGAGCGGCTCTGATTGGGCCCGCGGCGCAGCCAGCCCTTCTTCTCGAGCGACTCGACATGCTTATGCACGGTGGCAATCGAGCTAAGCCCCAGCCCCTCGGCAATCTCGACAAAGCTGGGACAATACCCATTGTCTCGCGTAAACGCCACCACCAAATCCACCACCTGCCTCTGCCGCCTGGTCAACACCATAGCCCGTTTCTCCCCGTCCGCCATCGCAGATTTAACGCGAGGCATGTTTGCCTCACGTTCGCCCCACATTATAGGAGAATAAAAGGCGAATGTCCAGCAGAATTTTCCGTGGTTGTGCGCTTGACGCAAGGGGCGAAAATGCATAGTCTTGCGGCATGGGCGAGTATATCAAAGACATACTCTGGCGTGCTCTGGACAAGACTCTCGGCTCGTATGGCCAGTCACGGGAAACGCTTTCGGTCACAATTCTGGCATTTTTGGTGCCCGCTATCGCGTTTTGGTGCCGAACACGGTATCGGGACGGCGGCTGGAAGGCAATTGTGAGGCTCCCAGTGGGTGTTGTACGGCGAGTCAAGGATATGGCCCTATCTGCGGCCATTGGGATGATTCTACTGTCAGTGATATTCTTCGTCAACATCCTGCGGTCTGGATACGACAGAGAGACGGAATTACTTGCATCGACTAAACAGCTTCGTTCACAACCAAATTCTTCATATAGTAGCCAGCGCATCCCCGAGATTCCCATTAGCCAATCGTTCGGAGGATCATTAGAGAAGTTCAACAATTCGATTGGGAAAGATGATTGGGCTGTGCCTTTGGGTACTGACAATGTTGTACTGGATTGGGATGCGGTCAGGGAATATGACGCTGTCGCCGACATTACAGTACGAACGTATACCGGCAATTACGGCATGCAGCCAGAACTAAAAACGTCGGTGCGCCTCAAAATGGTTCCCGAAGGAACAATTATCGAGACGCGAGACATTGCAAATAGAGATGGTATTCGGCGATTTGCATTGCCGAGAATGGTAGGACGCAAACAGTATCAGCTAGAAATAAAGCTCTATCCAGAAATGCAGGCTAGTGTTGCTGGGCAAATAGTTTTTACTCGGCACCAATAAGTAAGCAGGTCAACCCCGTTCGGGGTTGATTCTGTTTATTCGCATCGTAACCGTATGTTTCACCTACGGCTATTCACGGTGCTGCCCTCCGGGCAACTGGCACACAAGAACCTCACCTGGGGAAAATATACAACCCGACTCATCCTACCAACTCGATCAGGACGCGGCGGCCCACCATAGCGGCGGCCCGCTGGAGGCTGGAGAGCGTGATGTCGTTTTCCGGATCGAGCAACCGGTCCACCTGCGTGCGGCTCGTTTTGAGCAGCATCGCCCGACGCGCCTTGGACATTTTCTTTTTCTTCATGGCTGCGGCGAGTTGCCACGCGACAACCTCTTTGATGGCCTGCGCCTGAGCTTCTTCAAAAATTCCTTCCTTGCGAAGAAAGTCATCGATGCTGGAACCCATATTCTTTTTGCTCATTGTTCCAACTCCTCGCGCAGCTGAGCGTACCTTATGCGGTGCATCCGCGCAAGCCTTCGATGCCCTTGAATCCGACGCTAAGGTTTACGGTGAGCAGGTCAGCGACGGGTTGTGTCCGCCCTTCGAAACATTTTGCGGCGTTCTCTGCCCTGGCTAATCTATAATGGCTGGGAGTGGCTATCCGGGCGTGTATGCCCGTCGGGCCGACGATGTCGGCGTGGCCCTGGCCACTATTTAGGTCTATTAAATGGAAGGTGTTTCTATACTGGCGGCGTTCACGGCGGGAGTGATCTCCTTCCTGTCGCCGTGCGTGTTGCCGCTGGTGCCGGGATATATCTCGCTGCTGTCGGGCGTGTCGCGCGATGAGCTGATCGCAGGCGACAACTCGGCGGTGCTGCGCAAGGTGCTGCTGCACTCCGTTTTTTTCATATTAGGATTTTCGATTGTTTTCGTCGCGCTGGGGGCGTCGGCGAGCTGGGTGGGCCAGATGCTGACGGCCTACAAGGTGATCCTCTACCGCATTGGCGGGTTGGTCATCATCGTCTTTGGTCTGCATATGACTGGGCTGCTGAAGATCGCGGCGCTCTATCAAGACAAGCGTTTTCACAACGCCGGCAAAGGAGCCACGCCGCTCGGCGCGCTGGTGATCGGGATGGCCTTCGCCTTCGGCTGGACGCCGTGCCTCGGTCCGATTCTCGGCGCGATCCTCACCGTTGCCGCCAGTCAGGAGACGGTAACCGCGGGAATTATTCTGCTGGCCGTCTATTCGCTCGGCCTGGGTGTGCCGTTTCTGATGACCAGCCTCGGCGTCAACCGCTTTCTAAAGTTCTATCAGAGATTCCGCGTTCATATGCACCGCATGGAAGTCGCCGCGGGCATCATCATGATCATCCTCGGCTTCATGATTATGACCAATCAATTCACGCGGCTCGCGGGATACCTCTCGTTTTTGAACCTCTTCGTGTTGTAAAATCTTCCTAGCGAAAGCGCACCACAACATCAGTAATAGCACAGGGGACAAGCACGATGGATGAGATGCAAGCCGAGCAGCAACAGCCTACTGAATCGCCCACACAGGCGCCCGCCGCCGCGCCATCGGCGGACGTCGCGCAGCAATCCAAGGACGACAAACTCAGCCGTAATCTGCTGGTCGCCGGACTGGCCATCGTGGCCATCGCTCTCGCCTTCCATCTGCTGTCGCCGCAACCCACCGCCGGCGGCAAAACCTCCAGCACGGCCAGCGGGACAAATGCGGCAGGCGATGCCCGGCCGCTCACACCGATGGCCGTGCCCTCCATCCGCGGCAAGGTCGCCCCGGCGATCACGCTGAAAGACCTCGTCGGCAAACCCGTTTCGCTCGCTGATTTCAATGGCAAGGTGGTGCTGGTCAACTTCTGGGCCACGTGGTGTCAGCCCTGTCTGCTGGAGATTCCCTGGTTCATCGACTTCCAGAAAAAGTACGGAAAAGATGGCTTCCAGGTTCTGGCCATTTCGCTCGACGAGGAGGGTCCCAAGATCGTGAAGCCCTACGTCGATAAGCACGACATGGATGTTCTGTCGGTGGTGATGGGCGAGGAAAAAACGCCCAACGAATTTGGCGGATTGCTGGGCCTGCCCACCACTTTCATGGTGGATCGCGACGGTAAATACTACTCGAAACATCAGGGACTGGTGGGCAAAGACGAAATCGAGGAGGAGATTCTGATACTGCTCGGCCAGCCCGCGCAGCAAGCCAGCGCGGTCGCGGCAGCCTCCTCCGGCACGCGCCCGTAAGACATTCCATGAATACTCTACCCACACGAGTTTTTCTGCTGGCTATTCTGGCCGCAGCGTTGCCGTTATATGCGCAATCTCCCGGCGCGACGGCCCGCGCCGCGCTGGAGCCTGCCTTGGAGACCGCCAAGAGCTGGCACGCCGACGCCGTGCTCACCAACGTCAGCGCCATCGGCGTGGCCCCGGACGGCACCGCGGAAGCCTGGGACTACATCTTCTACTCGCCCTCCACCAATAGCTACGGCCGACTGACCGCGAAGATGATCGTCGGTGGTACATTTGCCATCAAGAAAGTTTCGAGAGGCCCCACAGGAGCGGTGGCCGAAAACTTCATCGACAGCCAACTCGCCCTGGCCACGGCGCGCTGGAATGGGCTGAACCTGAGGTCCGCCATCATGGGGCTCACCAGCAAGGGCTGGGCCGTATACGCTGGCTTGAGACGCGGAGACGCCATCGTATGGATTGACGCCAAAACCGGCGCGTACCTCCGTACCGAAGCCATTCCCAAGAATTAGGCTGTTCACATCGCCGCCCAGACAACGCAGTCGTCATCCATAGCTCCGCGAGTCACTCTTCTGTCTCCCGACTGCTGACTCCTGTCTTCCACTCTTCATTTTGCTAGAATAGGTGACAGCAGTCCGCGAATCGTTTTTCTGGAGGTGCCCGCCATGCTGACTCGGAGAATTTCGCTCTATCTCCTGATGACCGTTCTGGCCGCCGGACTCGGCTCGGCACAGATGCGCTCGACCAAGCCCACCGCGCGCGCGCACCTCGACAAAGTATCGGAGACCGCCAAGGCCTGGGCCGCCGACGCCGCGCTGATCTCGGTCAACTCGAATCAGGTGAATGAGGATGGCAGCGCGCCCGCATGGACCTATACGTTCTATTCGCGGCGCAAGACCAAGTGGAATCTGATTACCGCCAAGGGGCGGGAGATTACCAATTTTGAAGTGGCGCAAGGTTCTGACAAGCCCATCAAGGAGCTGTTCGCCGATAGCGATATTGTGATTTCAGAGGCAGCATTGAATGGACTGAAGGGCAAGAGCCCGCGCATGAATCTGTCCAGCGCCGGCTGGATCGTGCGCGGCGGCGACGACCCCGGCGACGCCATCATCACCATCAACCCCACCTCCGGCGCCTTCGTCAAGAAGTCCGCCGTGCCGCGGAATTGATGGCGACCAGCCCACGCGCCAACCTATTCGGCGACAAACTCGAACGATCCCCAGCGGAGGCTCTGCGGCGTCTCCGGCAGATCGGTGTAGTAGATTGACTTGGATTTCCTGACCGGCACGGTCTGGACCAGCTTCGCTTCATTGCCTCCGGCCACCAGCCAGACGATGCGCGTACCGCGCGGCAGGGGAATCCGCACCGTCTCGCCTCCCGTATATTGCCGAACGATGTTGGACCCTTCCCACAGCCGTGCCTTGGTGGTAATGGCGGTGGGATCGCCGCGCTCCTCCAGCACCATCACACGGTCCTGCGGATAGTAGTACGCCACCTTGCGCCACGCCGGCGTGGCATCGCGCGTCCACACAATCAGCAGAGGGCGCCCCAGCTCGCGCTGGTCGCGCAACTTGAGTTGGGCAATCTCGCGCAGCGCCGTGCTGGTGATCTCATCCACCAAGCGCACGCGCGCGTAGGAGGTCTCATAGGTCCCCATCAGCAGCGGATCGGAGAGCCCGCGCAGACGGCCCAGGCCGAGGTCCATGGGCGGCTCCGGCGGCCGGTAGAAATTGAAGAAGAACAGGATGTTGAGAACCAGCGCGGGAAACACCAGCGGCCCGGGAACCCGGTATCGGTAAGGATCGGCGGCAGACGGCCCAGCCGGGGCAGGGCGCGGCAGCAGGAAGAAGGCGGCCAGCGCGAATGACGCATGCAACGCCAGCACGCCCGGCTGCAGAAATTCCGGCAGACCCCACAGCGGATATCCCAGCGAGAAGAACAGCCAGACCGCGATGCCGCGATCCATTAGCCAGCGCCACCAGCGCGGAATTCGCTGCTCGGCCATCACCAGGCCCGCCGCGCCCAACAGGCACAGCGCCGGCACGGAAACGAGTATGTGATCGGGATCGGCCGCGTGTACGATCAAATCAAAGCCCAGCGAGGGCAGGAACCAGATGGCCAGAAAATAGAGCATGGTTTTCCACTCCGGCCACTCCGCGCGACGACGCCACAGGCCCGGCAGCGTCCACACCCAGCCGAGCGCGCCCATGCCCGTCCAGAGCATGACGCGGCCCGCCATACGCCGCCATCCGCCACTCGCCACCGTTGTCGCATCAATCAGCGCGGAGGTCTGGTAAAGCTGCTCATAGATGTAGGTGGAATATGCGGTGAACAACCGCTGCGGCCCGCCGACGTCAATCACCAACACCATCACCCACGCCAGCGTCCCAGCCGCCAGCGGCCACAGGCCGCGCCGCAACACGCGCAGTCCGCCCAGGCGCCAGCCTACAAACAACCAGAGCGGAAACAAGCGCAGTTCCACCACGGGTCGGAACCCTCCCGCCAGCCCCAGCACCAGAGAAGCGATCAGGAAAAGCTTTTCTCCACTCATCGTTTCCGGCTGGCCCGTCGGGCCCGACGTGCCCGGCGGGGCTTGGTCCGGCGAATCATTATTCAGGGTGGGCTTCAGGGCGCGCCAGAGCAGATATGCCATCAGGCAGGAGAACAGCGCCGAGTGCAGACGCAGCGACGAAGTCAGCCCGCCGTACCAAAATGGCGGATTCACCACCAGCAGCGCCGCGGCCACCAATCCGACACTGGTCGAGAACATCGTCGCGCCCAGCAGGTACATCACGCCCAACGTGAGCGTGGCAACGATGAGTTGCAGCACGATGAAGGTCTGCTCAGGACTATTGATGAGCAGCAGGTTCACCAGCCGCGCCTCGCCCACAAAAAATGGATAGCCCGGCGGCTGCGGCTGATTGCGAAGAGGATCAAAATCATCGAGGGCCAGCGCCAGATTCACGGAGTCAAACGAGTAGAGCTGCTCCGGCATCAGCGGCAGCCGGGTCATCAGCACCACGAGCAGCGCAACAAAGAAGATCGCCAGCACCCGTTGGCGGGAGAGAATCGGCATATCGCCTAACTATCCACCCCGCGCCCAGTCCCACCTGGCGCGTT containing:
- a CDS encoding cytochrome c biogenesis protein CcdA, yielding MEGVSILAAFTAGVISFLSPCVLPLVPGYISLLSGVSRDELIAGDNSAVLRKVLLHSVFFILGFSIVFVALGASASWVGQMLTAYKVILYRIGGLVIIVFGLHMTGLLKIAALYQDKRFHNAGKGATPLGALVIGMAFAFGWTPCLGPILGAILTVAASQETVTAGIILLAVYSLGLGVPFLMTSLGVNRFLKFYQRFRVHMHRMEVAAGIIMIILGFMIMTNQFTRLAGYLSFLNLFVL
- the lexA gene encoding transcriptional repressor LexA — protein: MVLTRRQRQVVDLVVAFTRDNGYCPSFVEIAEGLGLSSIATVHKHVESLEKKGWLRRGPNQSRSLEPGPRYIQEQRQLKAQVGNPVPSDRLDMSRATSSGAEFTLPMAGRIAAGQPIEAPEQPETISLSDIAGSKDVYVLQVKGESMIEDHIMDGDYVMVEKTREVRDGEIAVALVGGTENTLKRLYHERDGRIRLQPANSAMQPIMVAAADVVVQGRVVGVLRRY
- a CDS encoding MBL fold metallo-hydrolase, yielding MGEIQFYKKFEFEYAVMETVSPMIRRIVARNPGPFTGPGTGTYVIGRGNVAIIDPGPSMTSHVEAILHALRGETIDKILITHSHPDHYPAADPVQRASGAKIYGAWGDVSLKDGDTIEGPGWHFTAIATPGHTSDHLSFAYEEENVLFSGDHVMGWSTSVILGGEGSLGEYMQSLDKVLARVEAKKDHLYLPTHGAPVTDPQTHVRAFIDHRNARSAAIVERLRQSDANVSEIVRAVYPGLSPSLQWGAGATMEAHLQHLMEEGVVERVGSKYHLRRR
- a CDS encoding TlpA family protein disulfide reductase, translating into MDEMQAEQQQPTESPTQAPAAAPSADVAQQSKDDKLSRNLLVAGLAIVAIALAFHLLSPQPTAGGKTSSTASGTNAAGDARPLTPMAVPSIRGKVAPAITLKDLVGKPVSLADFNGKVVLVNFWATWCQPCLLEIPWFIDFQKKYGKDGFQVLAISLDEEGPKIVKPYVDKHDMDVLSVVMGEEKTPNEFGGLLGLPTTFMVDRDGKYYSKHQGLVGKDEIEEEILILLGQPAQQASAVAAASSGTRP
- a CDS encoding alpha/beta fold hydrolase, with translation MNHTRGKALMANKISGCANARDGAAIQYTVHGDPGSGLPRLALVHTLGLGEFVWDGVVERLTDRAVVLTYDCRGHGASSKLGKLPAKMPAPYSVEQFGHDLEDLLSHVGWTKAHVAGASMGGCVALQIAISRPDLVQSLGLVDTTAWFGANAPEAWESRAKQAEEKGMASLVEFQRARWFTETFQAERADTVARSLAAFVANDVQSFAASCRMLGAVDLRSQLPALRLPAGVIVGENDGATPPDMSREMARLIPGATLEIIPQARHLSFIECPEITADLLARLIARW
- a CDS encoding Fis family transcriptional regulator; its protein translation is MSKKNMGSSIDDFLRKEGIFEEAQAQAIKEVVAWQLAAAMKKKKMSKARRAMLLKTSRTQVDRLLDPENDITLSSLQRAAAMVGRRVLIELVG